In the genome of Metabacillus litoralis, the window ACCTGTTACACCTAGGTTTTGACTACAGACCTGCTAGCTGACGATTTTCTTTATCAAATAAGAGTAATGAAGGATTTGGGCTTGGCTTACCGATAAAATATCCTTGTGCTAAATCAATGCCAATTTCCTTTAAATATTGAAACTCTTCTTTTGTTTCAATACCTTCACCTAACACTGTAATACCTAGGTCTTTTGCTAAATTCATTACCCCAAGTAAAAAAGTTTGATTGTCTTTGTTCATATGACAATCTTGAATATACTTTCTATCAATTTTAATATAATCAGGACGAAGCTTAGAAAGCATATCTAGTGTAGAATATCCAGCGCCAACATCGTCCAATGCAACTTTCATACCATGTTCTCTATATGTTTCTAGGATTGATTTTAGATGTTGTACATCATGTATCTTCTCTGTCTCTACTACTTCAAACACAAGGTCATATGGATCCACATTGTATTTTTCAACAATTTGAAATGTGTGTTTTAAGCAATGTGCAGGGTTATATATTGTTGATGGTAAGAAGTTGATGAAGCTTTTAATTCCTTGTGGTATACGATTAGTTCGAGATTCTATGGCTATCTCACGAGCTTTTTTATCTAAAATGGAGTGCATTTCTGTTTTTCTGGCAACTTCAAAGAGTTGACTTGGAAAAATAGATTGATCCTTCACCCTAAGAAGTGATTCATATCCATAAATATCACCACTGTCCATATTAATGATGGGCTGGAGATAACTAATAAACTCTCCATTTTTTATAATGTTAACTGTATTTTCATGAAAAGTGTGTTCATATATTGTTTGTAATGAATACCTTTCAAAAAGTCCCGGTACTTCTTCCTTGTGTATAACTCCTTTAAATTCTTCAAGAGTATTACCCAATTCATAATGGATAAAAGAAAGAAACTCCTTTAATGCACTTTTTGACTCAAAAGCATGAATAAAATGATTTATATTAACCTGTTTAAAATAAAGTTTCGTCAAGGTTTTTGTTAATTTATCATGATTGCTAGGAAATATTGAAAGAAAACCCTGATTATATATTTTAAGAGGTTGAAAGCAGGATCTACAATAATTGACCATCTTTATCCCTCGATTCAATATCAAATTTAGATTGATTTTATTTTATCAAAGATTATACAAAAGTTAAACAAAAATAATTCACGAATGGAATTATTAATTGATTTTAATGAATTGATTATCTTGTCCAATGTTTGGGTATAGCATAAAAATAAAAGGAGTTTTAAATGAGTTCTTTTGACATTGTTTATTTAAACACAGGGTGTCTAACCAAAGTGCTTTGGTTAAAAAGAAAAAAATGGGAAAGTCTAAAGGAGTGGTAATAATTGATAAAAGCCATTGTTTTTGATGTGTATGGATATTGTTTAATGTTCATTCTGTTGTTGAAAAATGTACCTCCCTTTACCCTGAAAAGGACATGAACTTAGTGAACTTTGGAGAAGAAAACATTAGAGTACTCTTTTTTGAGGTAGCTTATGTGTAATTATGAGAATTTTTTTACGATTACAAAAGAGTCATTAGCACATTCTTGTAGAGTTTAACTCTCCCTTATAATTCCGAAATTGAGGAAATCTTGATAAATGAATATGTGAATTTATCTTTATATGATGAAGTTGAAGGGACTTTTCCTGACAATGAGTACAATAACTTAAAAGGAATGATTTAGAAATTCATCAGGAGGTTATATTTATGAAAAAAATAGCAGTGTTAACGAGCGGTGGAGATTCACCAGGTATGAATGCAGCTATTCGTGCTGTTGTTCGGAAAGGGATTCATGAGGGATTGGACGTTTATGGTGTGTATCATGGCTATGCTGGTTTGATGGAAGGGAAAATAAACAAACTGGAGCTAGGTTCAGTTGGGGATATTATCCATCGCGGTGGCACGATTCTTTATACAGCACGATCAGAAGAATTTAAAAAAGATGAATCACAGCACAAGGCAATAAGACAATTAAAAGATTTAGGTATCGATGGATTGGTAGTTATAGGAGGAGATGGCTCATATCGTGGGGCCGCAAAATTAACTGAAAAAGGTTTTCCATGTGTTGGTTTACCAGGAACAATTGATAATGATATCCCGGGAACAGATTACACCATTGGATATGATACGGCTTTAAACACTGTTGTCGAAAATATTGATAAAATAAGGGACACAGCAACTTCTCATGATCGAACATTTATTATTGAAGTAATGGGGCGTCATGCAGGAGATATTGCGCTTTTCTCTGGGGTTGCTGTCGGGGCTGAAACGATATTAATCCCTGAAAGAACGTTTGAACTAAATGATGTTGTTGAAAAATTAAACAAAGGTATTAAACGTGGCAAGAAGCACTCTATTATTGTCTTAGCGGAGGGAGTTTGTTCTGCAAATGAACTTGCAGAACAATTAAAGGAAAAATACCATCTAGAAACTAGAATTTCCGTTTTAGGGCATATTCAAAGAGGAGGATCTCCTACAGGTTTTGATCGTGTTTTAGCATCAAGATTAGGGGCCAGAGCTGTTGAACTTTTACTACAAGGAAAATCAGGCAGAGCAATTGGCATGCAAAAGCAAGAAATTGTTGACCATGATATTATTGAGATTTTAAAACAAAAAGATCCATTACCAGAGGGAGTATACACACTATCACAGGAATTATCAATATAAGATATAGTTTTGAAAAATAAAGCGTACATTGACAGAGGCTGACTGTTTCAAGTAAACAGTCAGCCTCCTTTTGTTGAAAGTCGAGAAACCATATTCAATATACTTTCACGACCTTCTTTTCTTGTTGTTTATGTAAGCTTATTTAGCTTTAAAAATGATTTTTTGTTAAAGTCTATTTATTGACGCCTTAAGATATAAGCCCTGCCTCTCTTATATCGTTGCGGCTCCTTGGCCGCGCCACTGATTAAGCGTCTTGAAGTTAGTTGTATCGTGATGTTGCTTCATTGCGCGCTTAATTATGTAATACCCATATTGAACATTACAAAACATAAAGACAAGCTATTTTTGAGAAGTTAAATTAACAGAACTACAATCATCCTATGCTGTTTATGGAAAAATGTTATTGAGAAGAGGAATTATCAACAATTGATTTGCAAATCCTTTTATCTTAAATAAACAAGGCTTCTTTAAAGCTGACTAAAGTTATCCAAGATAAATATTTGCTGCGGGAGGACTGTTTGTGAGTTAAAGTGAATACTTTGATATTCTTAGATTGCTTTTAAAGAAGGGTCCATTCCTGCAGAAAGTACATTTTTAAGTGTAAAGGTACGAATTTCTTTTCGTAAATAACAATAAGCTATTATTTTCTCAGCTGTTATTTTTCGCACAAGTATTTTTCTTTTTGAAAAGCTGCCTGATGCAGATAAGTAAATAATTGTAATCGGCACTTTGTTTTCTAAGCTTAATTTTAAAAAGTATTTCATAAGGACACCTCCATCTTTCTTCATCTCTATTATATACGAACATATCTTCTTTTATCCACTAAAAACGAACATACATTCTATATTTTTTAGCCATATTTTTTCTATTTCAGGCGTAAGATGTAAGGATAACATTTTTAGTTTAGATCCTTGAGAGGGGAGATAAGGATGACAGAACGAGAAAAAATACGATTAATCCAAGAAATTTCAAAAGAAATGATGAAACATTCAGTGAAGGATCGAAAAGGAACACATACTAGTGATCAGGAAAAAGCAGTTGAACTACTTGCAAGAGCCTTACATGATTTTTCTGATCTGTATTTAAAGCAACAAAACGAGGATGAAGTTTTAAAAGGAATATTAGCAAAAGTGAAAATTGCCTGCAATACTATGGAACGAGTTAAGAAACCAAATATAGTTATTAAAAGAGTATAAATTACACTTATATAAAGAGGAGGTGATTAATATAGGAGAATTGAATTAAAAGGAGAACATATGTTCCAATTTGGATTTACTTTATGATACAATAAGTTTGCAGTCAAGCGATCGAACAAGCCCCTTCGAAAAGGAGGTGATGCTTGTTGACGATTTATGAGAGTCTAATATCTATGTTTACGTTTGCTTCTTTAGTTATAGCCATTCTGGCTTTTTCACAAAAAAAATAGACCTTCTAGAGGTCTAATCATTTTTATCTTTTTTTAGATCTGTCGACTGCAGACTGTGGATGCTGCAACATCCACGGTCAACTATAATCCTATTATACCATAATAGGAAGTATGATTAGTTAGTACAAACCTATTGATTATTAATTATTTTTTTAGTTGTCATTGATTCCATTGCTTCGTTTGTTGTTTTTGAAGTTTTTGTATCATTGATGGTTTTCAGGTGTTTAACCTCCACAACTTTTTCCTTCCCTATTTTCTACAGATAAGTACTTTTTCTTTAATGTCCAATGTCCAAAGTTTTCAAAAAATCGGTAAAATTATAGTCTATATCAAAAAACATAGGTGTATTTTCATCGTCATATAAAATTAATCTTCCTTGATTCTCTGTTGACGGATCATATATTAATATAATTTCTGTGATAAGTGAATCAAACCATTTGTTTTTAACATTATATGATTTTGTTAATGGTATTCTGATGAGATATCCTTTATTTGGTATAGGATTTGCTTGAACTGTAACCTTCTGAATGCCCTTAATTGCGCTAATTGCATATTGATCCATTTTAGAAGATTGTTCCGCTTGTTTAACAATTGCATTTGTTTCGATATCCATTACTTTAATTTGTTGATTTTCTGCAATTGCAACATGACTAACACTAACAATGAGAAAAAAAATAACGTGAACCAAAAGGTATTTTTTCTTCATTTTTTTCACCTCAGTTATTAGTCTTTCCAACAAGAAAAATAATCAACATGGAATTATTACCTAATAGAACTTGCCGAAAGTCGCCATCCTAACTAAAGGAGGTGATAAGATGATACAAAAACTACTCCTTATTATAGGATGTTTCCTTTTTGTTGTTGGTTGTAAACAAGATGATCAGGTGTCTGCTCGAACATTCTTAATACCAGAAGGATATGTAGGTTGGGTTCAAGTAAAATATGATCAACAATTACCTAAAAAAGTAATGAATAATGAAAAAAATCAGGTATATAGAGTTAGTCAAAACGGAATGACATACACAGATGAAGAACATATCCACGAGGGTTGGGCAACTAATAAATATTATTATGTAAACGATAAAGGAGAACGAACCCCACTAGTACCAGGTAAGATGGTTCATGGACCATCAAGTGGGAGAGAATTAGCTGGCAAAACGGTTGAATATTTTTTTATAGGGTCATCAGATCAGTTTCATAAGGATGAATATGTGCCTAATGAATACGAAGTAAATTAACGGCTGCAATATGCAGCTTTTCTTTTTCTTCTAAAACAAACAAGTCATGAGTAAAAAGAAATTTATCTACAATAAGCGACAAATTCATTGACGTCCATACATAACTTTTGTACGATATGAAGGATTGAATGAAAAGGAGCTGTGGATTTCGCGATGGAGTCCTTTAAAATAAAAAAAACTTTAAATAACAACGTTTTGATCGCATCACATGATTCATACGGAGAAGTTGTTTTAATTGGAAAAGGTATTAGTTTTGGTAAAAAAGAAGGAGACACTATTCACGAGGATAGCTATGAAAAAATGTTTGTTTTAACAAATCAAAAGGAGCAGGAGCAATATAAGTTACTGCTAACAGATATTGATGAAGAAATGCTCGAAATTATGCAGGAAGTAATTCAATATATTTTTGAACGTGTTGACAAGCCTTTAAATGAACATATTCATATAGCACTTACTGACCATATAGCATTTGCTTTAAAGCGTTTGCAACAAGGTATGGATATAAAGAATCCGTTTCTTCTCGAAACAAAGTCTTTATATCCTTTTGAATATGAGCTGGCAACAGAAGTTATTAATATGCTGAATGAAAAATTAAACGTACAGCTGCCCCATGGTGAAATTGGTTTTATTGCGCTTCATATTCATAGCTCAATATCTAATAAGCCACTTTCAGAAGTGAACCAATATTCTCAGCTTATTAGCCGGTTAACAGAAGTGATAGAAGAGTCTTTAAAAATTAAAGTAGATCGAGAGAGTGTTAACTATTTACGGTTAATTCGCCATCTTCGATACACAATTGAAAGAGTGAATTCGGGAGAATCTGTTTCAGAACCAGAAAAATTAGCTTTTTTGTTGAAAAAGGAATATCCGTTATGCTACAATACTTCTTGGAAAATGATAAAAGTCATGCAACAGGTTTTAAAGAAATCTGTTTATGAAGCTGAAGCAGTTTACTTAACAATGCATTTATATCGACTAACAAATAAATAATTGTAACCGATATTATTCACGTGTTACTGATTCGATCAGGCATGAGTGAACAAGGTGTTTTTAATTGCTATTTTGGGGAACTATACCTAATAGCAGCTAAAATACATGTTCACCATGCCTTTTTTGTATGCATTAAGACAATTTCTGAGCTTAATGTAAACGGTTAATAGTAGATTGTTTTCTAGGCTTTGTACTTTTATTGACTACAGTAATGAACAAAATAGGAGGAAATGATTATGTTTAAAAATGCATTCGGCGTCTTGCAAAAAGTCGGACGTGCACTAATGTTGCCAGTTGCATTATTACCAGCTGCTGGTTTATTGCTTGCATTAGGTAATGCACTTCAAAATCCAACGCTTACTGATTTAGCACCATTCTTAACAGCTGATTGGATCGTGTTAATCGCAAGTGTTATGGAAAATGCAGGTAACGTCGTATTCTCGAATTTACCTGTTTTATTCGCAGTTGGGGTTGCGATTGGTTTAGCTAACGGTGATGGAGTTGCTGGTATTGCGGCTTTAATTGGTTATTTAATAATGAATATTACAATGAGTAGTATCCTTAAGGGAGTCGGTACACTTCCATCAGGTGGACAGGAGCTTGCTGACTTTTTAGCGAACAACGGTGCTGCGTATGGAAATGTACTAGGTATCCCAACCCTTCAGACTGGGGTATTTGGTGGTATTATCGTAGGTATTATCGCTGCTGCCATGTATAATCGCTTTTTCACTATCGACTTACCATCTTATTTAGGATTTTTTGCTGGTAAGCGTTTCGTACCGATTGTAACGGCTGGAGCAACAGTATTACTTGGTATTGTTATGTATTTTGTTTGGCCTCCAATTCAAACAGGCCTGAACGCTTTTTCCACTAACTTATTAGATGCAAACAGAACGGTAGCAGCCTTCATATTTGGTGTTATTGAACGTTCGTTAATTCCGTTTGGTCTTCATCATATCTTCTATTCACCATTCTGGTTTGAATTCGGAAGCTATGTAAATGCTGCTGGAGAAACTGTACGTGGAGATCAAACAATCTTCTTTTCTCAAATAAGAGATGGTGTTCAAGATTTAACAGCTGGTACATTTATGACTGGTAAATTCCCATTCATGATGTTTGGTTTACCTGCTGCAGCACTAGCGATTTATCATGAAGCAAGACCAGAACATAAAAAAGTTGTTGCAGGTTTAATGGGTTCAGCTGCTTTAACTTCTTTCTTAACAGGTATTACAGAACCACTTGAATTCTCTTTCTTATTCGTAGCACCAGTATTATTCGGTATCCATGCAATCTTTGCTGGTTTATCGTTTATGATTATGCACATTCTTGATGTTAAAATTGGGATGACATTCTCTGGAGGTTTAATTGACTTCCTATTATTCGGAGTATTAAACCCACAAACAAACTGGTGGCTAGTTATTCCTGTAGGTTTAGTTTTTGCAGTTGTTTATTACTTCGGTTTCCGTTTTGCAATTAGAAAGTGGAATCTTGCCACTCCTGGTCGTGAGGAAACAGATGTTGAAACATCTGATGAAGGACAAGCAAAAGCTAATGCGGGAGATTTACCATTCCAAGTGTTAGAATCCTTAGGTGGCTCTGGAAACATTAAGCACTTAGACGCTTGTATTACACGTTTACGTGTTACAGTCAATGATAGTAAGGGTGTTGACAAAGATCGCTTGAAAAAGCTTGGAGCATCCGGTGTGTTGGAAATTGGAAACAACATTCAAGCAATCTTTGGACCTAAATCTGATAATTTAAAGACTCAAATTCAGGATGTTATGTCTGGAAAACGCCCTAAAGCAACGCAAACTCATTCTCAAGAAAAAGAAGTACAAGAGCAAGTTGAGGATGTTGTAGCTGACGGCTTGAAAAATGATGTAATAGATGAAACATTTGTTTCGCCACTTACAGGTGAGATGAAAAATATTACAGAAGTTCCAGACCAAGTATTCTCTGGAAAAATGATGGGTGATGGTTTTGCCATTCTTCCTTCTAACGGAACAGTCGTTTCACCTGTTAATGGTAAAATCTTAAATGTTTTCCCTACAAAACATGCTATTGGTATTCAATCTGATGGTGGAAAAGAAATTCTTATTCACTTTGGTATTGATACAGTTAACCTAAAAGGTGAAGGTTTTGAAGCATTTGTCCAAGAAGGTGACATTGTTGAACAAGGTCAAAAACTTCTAGAAGTTGATCTAGAATTTGTAAAATCTAATGCACCTTCAATCATGACTCCAATCGTATTCACGAACTTAAAAGAGGGTCAATCAATCAAACTGCAAACAAAAGGTAATGTTGCAGCAAATGATACTGATATCATTGAGATCGAAGGTAAGTAATTTTACTATTAAAAAGCCACACTTGTATTTTTACATGTGTGGCTGATAAAATTAATTTTTGAATAATATGAATGATTCTAAAGGAGATTGATGAAAATGGCAGAAAAAACATTTACAGTAACAGCAGATACAGGAATTCATGCTCGTCCAGCAACTGTGTTGGTACAAGCAGCAAGCAAATATGATGCAGATGTAAACCTTGAGTACAATGGTAAAACTGTTAACTTAAAATCGATCATGGGTGTTATGTCTCTAGGGATTCCAAAAGGATCTCAAATCAAAATTATTGCTTCAGGTTCTGATGCAGACGAAGCGGTTGCAGGTCTTGGTGAAACTTTAAAAAATGAAGGGTTAGGCGAATAATGAGTAACCTTAAAGGGATTGGAGCTTCGGCAGGTATTGCTATAGCTAAAGCCTACCGTCTTGAAGAACCAGCACTAAATATTGAACAAAAAACAATAGCAGATAAAGAAGCAGAAAAGCAACGTTTTGATGATGCAATAAACAAGTCAAAATCAGAGCTTGAAAAAATCAAAGACCATGCTAATCGTGAACTAGGTGCAGATAAAGCTGAAATTTTTGCAGCACACTTACTCGTTTTAAGTGATCCTGAGTTGTTAAATCCAGTAGTAGATAAAATTAACGCTGAAGGTGTTAATGCTGAGTTTGCAATGAAGGAAACAGCTGATATGTTTGTTTCTATGTTCGAATCAATGGATAATGAATATATGAAAGAACGTGCAGCTGACATTCGTGACGTAACTAAGCGTGTTATTGCTCACTTATTAGGGGTGCAAATTCCAAACCCTAGTCTAATTTCAGAAGAAGTAGTCATTATTGCTGAAGATTTAACACCATCTGATACTGCTCAATTAAATCGTCAATATGTTAAAGGATTTACAACAGACATTGGTGGACGTACTTCTCACTCTGCAATTATGGCCCGTTCTATGGAAATTCCAGCTGTTGTTGGAACAAAGCAAGCTACATCAACGATTGAAAATGGTGTAATGGTTATTGTTGATGGATTAGATGGTGATGTTATTATTGATCCATCTTCAGATGTTATTGCTCAATACGAAGAGAAAAAGGCAAAGTATGAAGCTCAAAAAGCAGAATGGGCAAAGCTTGTAAATGAACC includes:
- a CDS encoding EAL domain-containing protein, which produces MTKLYFKQVNINHFIHAFESKSALKEFLSFIHYELGNTLEEFKGVIHKEEVPGLFERYSLQTIYEHTFHENTVNIIKNGEFISYLQPIINMDSGDIYGYESLLRVKDQSIFPSQLFEVARKTEMHSILDKKAREIAIESRTNRIPQGIKSFINFLPSTIYNPAHCLKHTFQIVEKYNVDPYDLVFEVVETEKIHDVQHLKSILETYREHGMKVALDDVGAGYSTLDMLSKLRPDYIKIDRKYIQDCHMNKDNQTFLLGVMNLAKDLGITVLGEGIETKEEFQYLKEIGIDLAQGYFIGKPSPNPSLLLFDKENRQLAGL
- the pfkA gene encoding 6-phosphofructokinase, giving the protein MKKIAVLTSGGDSPGMNAAIRAVVRKGIHEGLDVYGVYHGYAGLMEGKINKLELGSVGDIIHRGGTILYTARSEEFKKDESQHKAIRQLKDLGIDGLVVIGGDGSYRGAAKLTEKGFPCVGLPGTIDNDIPGTDYTIGYDTALNTVVENIDKIRDTATSHDRTFIIEVMGRHAGDIALFSGVAVGAETILIPERTFELNDVVEKLNKGIKRGKKHSIIVLAEGVCSANELAEQLKEKYHLETRISVLGHIQRGGSPTGFDRVLASRLGARAVELLLQGKSGRAIGMQKQEIVDHDIIEILKQKDPLPEGVYTLSQELSI
- a CDS encoding DUF6843 domain-containing protein gives rise to the protein MIQKLLLIIGCFLFVVGCKQDDQVSARTFLIPEGYVGWVQVKYDQQLPKKVMNNEKNQVYRVSQNGMTYTDEEHIHEGWATNKYYYVNDKGERTPLVPGKMVHGPSSGRELAGKTVEYFFIGSSDQFHKDEYVPNEYEVN
- the glcT gene encoding glucose PTS transporter transcription antiterminator GlcT; the encoded protein is MESFKIKKTLNNNVLIASHDSYGEVVLIGKGISFGKKEGDTIHEDSYEKMFVLTNQKEQEQYKLLLTDIDEEMLEIMQEVIQYIFERVDKPLNEHIHIALTDHIAFALKRLQQGMDIKNPFLLETKSLYPFEYELATEVINMLNEKLNVQLPHGEIGFIALHIHSSISNKPLSEVNQYSQLISRLTEVIEESLKIKVDRESVNYLRLIRHLRYTIERVNSGESVSEPEKLAFLLKKEYPLCYNTSWKMIKVMQQVLKKSVYEAEAVYLTMHLYRLTNK
- the ptsG gene encoding glucose-specific PTS transporter subunit IIBC, with the protein product MFKNAFGVLQKVGRALMLPVALLPAAGLLLALGNALQNPTLTDLAPFLTADWIVLIASVMENAGNVVFSNLPVLFAVGVAIGLANGDGVAGIAALIGYLIMNITMSSILKGVGTLPSGGQELADFLANNGAAYGNVLGIPTLQTGVFGGIIVGIIAAAMYNRFFTIDLPSYLGFFAGKRFVPIVTAGATVLLGIVMYFVWPPIQTGLNAFSTNLLDANRTVAAFIFGVIERSLIPFGLHHIFYSPFWFEFGSYVNAAGETVRGDQTIFFSQIRDGVQDLTAGTFMTGKFPFMMFGLPAAALAIYHEARPEHKKVVAGLMGSAALTSFLTGITEPLEFSFLFVAPVLFGIHAIFAGLSFMIMHILDVKIGMTFSGGLIDFLLFGVLNPQTNWWLVIPVGLVFAVVYYFGFRFAIRKWNLATPGREETDVETSDEGQAKANAGDLPFQVLESLGGSGNIKHLDACITRLRVTVNDSKGVDKDRLKKLGASGVLEIGNNIQAIFGPKSDNLKTQIQDVMSGKRPKATQTHSQEKEVQEQVEDVVADGLKNDVIDETFVSPLTGEMKNITEVPDQVFSGKMMGDGFAILPSNGTVVSPVNGKILNVFPTKHAIGIQSDGGKEILIHFGIDTVNLKGEGFEAFVQEGDIVEQGQKLLEVDLEFVKSNAPSIMTPIVFTNLKEGQSIKLQTKGNVAANDTDIIEIEGK
- a CDS encoding phosphocarrier protein HPr, giving the protein MAEKTFTVTADTGIHARPATVLVQAASKYDADVNLEYNGKTVNLKSIMGVMSLGIPKGSQIKIIASGSDADEAVAGLGETLKNEGLGE